TGAAGAAATATTAGGGGAATTGATATCAAATCGTCAATTCAATATTTATTCAAAGATACCTCACTTAAATGTTAGCATATTTGATAATAAAGAATTAAATGCCGTTGAAAAAACGTTTTTTAGATCATTAAATAAATTAAAAGTAAATCAGATGGAAGGGATTTTTGTTCACAATGCTGATAATTTATTAGCTCAAAACAGTGATAAATTATTTCATTTAATAATGAAGTGGAAACATACGGGTTTAATAAAAAAAGTAGGAGTTTCTATTTATGATGAAATCCAATTGAATTCAATATTAGATCATTATGATATTGATATTTTTCAAATACCAATAAATATTTATGATCAAAGATTAATACATTCAGATATACTGGATGAAATAAAAAAAAGAAATATAGAAATACATGCAAGGTCCATATTCTTACAAGGTTTATTACTGACAGATCCTAAGAAATTACCTAAGAAATTTAAATCTTTGATTCCAATCCATTACAAATTAGAATCTCTTTTTCTTCGTCATGAACTAACAAAGCTTGAAGGAGCGTTACAATTTATATTGCAAATTAAACAAATTGATTGCATGCTGGTCGGTATTAATAACCTTCATCATATAATGGAAATTGTTCAATCACTCAAAAAACTAAAAAAGGAAACTTATATTGATTTCAAGGATTTTCAAATCAATAATGTTACCTTAATTGATCCAAGGAGGTGGTAATTTGATGTTAAAGTTTGGTCTTCTAGGTATGAGTGAGGGGAATGGTCACCCTTATTCCTGGTCAGCTATTTTTAATGGTTATAACCCCAACTATATGAAAAATTGCCCCTTTCCTGGGATACATGATTATTTGAGTGAAAAAAAATTTCCAGACGATGCAATTAAGGAGGCTGCTGTTACTCATATATGGACACAGGAAATGGAGATATCAAACCATATCGCTAAGGCTTCCAATATCAAAAATATAGTAAAAAGCCCTGAGGAAATGATTGGTAAAGTAGATGCAGTGTTATTAGCACGTGATGATCATGAGAATCATTTCAGACATAGCGAAGCATTCATAAAAGGTGGAGTACCCATTTATATTGATAAACCCATTGCTGCTAATCGATGCAAGGCAGTAAGGATATTAAATAGTGAGTTAAGTCAAGGTCAAATATTCACATGCTCACCTTTAAAATATGCTAAAGAATTTTCAGTGGGAGAAAGAGAAATTGAAACACTGGGTGAAATAAAAAGTATTCATGCGATAGTTATGAAATCTTGGGATAAATATTCCATACATGTACTTGATCCGATACTAAATATTATCGGTTTTGATCAAACAATAAAATCGGTAAGGACAACGAAAGCAAATGGTACGGTAAATGTAGTCTATCTAACAAATAAAAATATTTTAATAAACATTACCGTTATAGAAGCAGCAACCTATTTACCTTTTAAGATAACCATTTTAGGTACAAATAATTTATTAGAATTAGAAATGAAAGATACATTTGATGCTTTTAAATCATCATTGCAAAAGTTTATTAATATTATAAAAAAAAGGGAGCCTCCAATTACACACAAAGAAATATTAAAAACCGTAGAATTTATTGAGATGGGAATATGATAAAAACTAATACCAAAACAAAAAAGAGAATGAAATTGAAATAGTTGTTAAGAAATGTAGATGTATTATGAAAAAAAGGGGGATATGGTGATTAAAAATATTTGCATTATTCCTGCTAGGGGCGGATCGAAGAGAATTCCAAACAAAAATATTATCAATTTAAATGGAAAACCAATGATTGCATATACCATTGAAGCAGCAATAGCTTCTAAATTGTTTGAACGAATTATTGTAAGTACAGACAACAAGAGAATAGCAAAAATCTCAAAGCAGTATGGTGCAGAAGTACCTTTTTTACGCGAAGCATATAGTGATGATTATTCTCCAGTAAGTATGGCAACCTTAAATACATTAAAGCAAGCAAAGAAATACTATAACGAAAAATATGACAATGTAATTCAGTTATTTGCAACTTGTCCTCTAAGGAACAGTGATCATATAATAAGCGCTTATAAAAATTTTAAAGATAAAGGCAATACATTTCAAATAAGTGCTTTTAAGTTAGGTTGGATGAATCCTTGGTGGGCAATAAAGATTAATGAAAATGGCGAGCCAGAACAATTGTTTGTAAAAGAATTAAAGTCCAGATCACAGGACCTTCCTGACTTATATTCTCCAACAGGAGCAGTTTGGATAGCTAATGCAGAAGCCTTTGAGAAAGAAAAAACCTTCTATGGTAAAGATTATAGGTTATATGAATTAAATTGGATGAATGCAGTAGATGTAGATGATAATGATGATTTAAACATGGTTAAAGTCATATTGGGTTTTAATGAAGAGAGATAATTAGAAGAATCTATTTTGTGTTTGAGCTGTGTAATAAAATCAATTATCGAAAATTTAACGGATTGGGGGAGGAACATGAAAATATGCTTCTTTGGTTTAGGATCAATTGGAAAAAGACATCTCATTAACGTATCAAAAGTTGCTAATAAAATGGGTTTGGAACTGGAGATACACGCTTTTAGAAGCACGAATAGGAATTTAGATAGTAGTATAAATTCACTCCTAACCAAAGAATTTTATTCAGTAAAAGAATTACAGGATGATTATGATATAACTTTTGTTACAAATCCAACACACCTTCATTTTAATACGATTAAATTTATGGTAAACAAATCAAAACACATGTTTATAGAAAAACCAATTTTCGAAAGTCGCAATTATGATTTAAGTGAATTGGAATTGAATGAAAATAATATATATCATGTAGCTACTCCGCTACGCTTTACCAATATTATAAAGAACCTAAAAAAAATTCTGGTTCATGAAGATATCTATAGTGTAAGAGTTATTAGCTCTAGTTTTTTACCATATTGGCGTCCAGGGGTTGACTATAGGCATGTTTATAGTGCCAAGAAATCGGAAGGTGGTGGAGTTTCTGCAGATTTAATTCATGAATGGGATTACATTACTCACTTGTTTGGTTTTCCTGAGAAAGTATACAATTTAAATGGAAAGTACTCCCACCTAGAGATAGACAGTGATGATTTATCCATATATATTGCTCAATATAAAGATAAGTTATTGGAATTACACTTGGATTATTTTGGTAAGGAAAATAAGCGTGAAATTGAGATTTTTACAAAAGAGAGTAAAATAATTGGTGATTTTGTTAGAGACTCCATTCGATTTTCTGATGAAAGGAACGATTTAGAATTTGACGAATTGGATTCAGATATGTATCTAGAGGAAATGGAATACTTTTTGAGAAATGTAATGCATAACTATAAACAAGGCAATAATATTCAGCATGCTTATCAAACATTAAAAATCGCGGTAGGTGGGAATTGATTTTGTTGAGCGACTATTTATCTTAAGAAATTCGATAACATAAGAATATCTTGACGCGCTTTTACCAATGACTAGATCTAGAAAATGGGTTTAAGGCTAGTTTTATATTTCATTATTATTATATGTATTTTATTCCCTTTAAATATTATAAAATATCAGATTTTAGTAAATTTTGGAAAGGATGATACTTTTGAAAATCCTCGTAACTGGCGGTGCAGGATTTATCGGAAGATGGGTAGTCGACCGACTATTAAAAGATGGTCACCAAGTATGGGTCTTGGATGACCTTTCAAATGGAAGATTAGAAAATATAAAGGATATAAGAGACCATAAGAATTTTATGGAGTTTGTTAATGGTGATATAAAAGATATCCGTGTTCTCAATCATTTGTTTATCAATAAGTTTGATATATGTTATCACTTAGCTGCGAGCATAAATGTGCAGGATAGTATTGATAATCCACGAACTACTTTCAATAATGATGTAATTGGTACGTTCAATATTTTGGAGCAATGTAAAAAAAATAATATAAAGGTTGTATTTATGAGTACTTGTATGGTGTATGAACGTGCTTGGAGTGAAGAGGGAATTAATGAAACGAATGCGGTTAAACCCGCTTCACCATATGCTGGATCGAAACTAGCTGCAGAAAACATGGTGTTGTCTTATTATTATGCCTACGATCTTCCTGTAACAATTATTCGTCCATTCAATACGTATGGACCATATCAAAAAACGGGAGGAGAAGGCGGAGTGGTCGCTATATTTTTAAAAAACAAGTTAGCTGGTAAGCCATTACAGATATATGGTGATGGAAAACAAACCCGCGACTTGCTGTATGTAGAAGACTGTGCACGCTTTGTTGTTGAAGCTGGTTATTCTAACAAAGTAGATGGCGAAATTGTTAATGCAGGGCTTGGTAAAGATGTCAGTATAAATGCTTTAGCAAAGTTAATCGTTGAGAATGAAGATCAAATTGATCATATTACGCATATCCATCCACAGAGCGAAATACCCAAGCTGTTGTGTAATTACAGTAAAGCTGAGAAACTATTGAACTGGGAACCAAAATATAGTTTGGAAGAAGGAATTAAAAAGACAGAAGAATGGATTAAAACAACGAATCTAATCTAAGGAAAGGAGTAAATGATGAATAAAAAAGAAAAACTAGCACTTAATGGCGGCTTCCCGATAAGAGATTCCTATTTGTCGTATGGCAAGCAGAGTATTGATGATGAAGATATCAAAGCTGTCACTAATATATTAAAAAGTGATTTTATTACAACTGGGCCAGCCATCTCTCAATTTGAAAAAGAGATTGCGGAATTTGTAGGAGCAAAATACGCTGTTGCATTCTCCAGCGGTACTGCAGCATTACATGCTGCATGCTTTGCAGCTGGTATTAAAGAAAATAATGAAGTGATAACTACCCCTATGACCTTTGCAGCAAGCTCTAATTGTATTTTATATGTTGGAGGTCAGCCAGTCTTTGCAGATATTGATCCCAAAACCTATAATATATCCCCTGAATCTATTAAATCCCTTATCACGGAAAAAACCAAAGCGATTATTACAGTTGATTTTACTGGTCAACCAGCAGAATATGATGAGATTATCTCGCTGGCAACAAAACACGGACTCATTATCATTGATGATGCTGCGCATGCATTAGGTGCTATCTATAAAGATAAGCCTATCGGTTCTATTGGTGATATGACAATGTTCAGCTTTCACCCTGTAAAACATATTACTACAGGAGAAGGTGGGGTCATAACGACGAACAATGAAGACTACTTTGAAAAGCTACAGCTATTCAGAAGCCATGGTATAACTCGAGATTCTTCAAAGCTAAAAAAATATCACGGTCCTTGGTATTATGAAATGCAAGAACTGGGATATAATTATCGAATGACGGATATTCAAGCAGCATTAGGATCTAGTCAGCTTAAAAAGCTAAGCAATTTTCTAGAAAAAAGAAGAGAGTATGCGAAAAAATATACCGAAGCTTTTTCAGAAATAGAAACACTTATAACACCATATCAGCAAGATGAATGTAATTCCAGCTGGCATTTATATATCATCCAATTAGATACTGCGAGATTGAAAACAAATCGGTCTGAAATATTTAAAGCTTTACAAACGGAAAATATTGGGGTGAATGTTCATTACATTCCAGTATATTTACACCCATTTTATCAGCAGATAGGTTACAAAAAAGGCTTATGCCCTAATGCTGAAAAATTATATGAAGAAATCATTACACTACCACTGTTTCCAGCGATGTCTGAACAAGACCTTAATGACGTAATAGCTGGGGTAAAGAAAGTAATTTCCTATTATTCGATCGACCAGAGGTGAAGAAATGAAGGTAGTAGCAATAATTCAGGCTCGTATGGGATCGACTCGATTACCAGGGAAAGTTCTTAAAAAAGTACTTGGAAGGCCCTTGTTATCGTATCAATTGGAAAGGGTAAAAAGATCAAATAATATAGATGAAATTCTAGTCGCTACAACTGACCAACAGCCAGACGATGCGATTGTGTCTTTCTGTCAGATGACGAAGATACCATATTATACAGGATCAGAGACAGATGTACTAAAAAGGTATTATAAAGCAGCTTGTCATGTAAAGGCAGATATAATTGTCCGCTTAACCTCTGATTGTCCGATTATCGATCCAGCCCAAATAGATAAAGTTATAAAAAGCTATTTATCCCACCAACACCCTTTACAATTTGTCTCCAACACATTAAACCGAACATTGCCAAGAGGTATGGACACAGAAGTATTTTCATTCAACGCTTTAAAGAAAGCTTATGAAAAAGCGGACTCTAAATTGGATAGGGAGCATGTAACAAGATATATGATAAATAATCCTCAAATTTTTAACTTATCCAATGTCTCCAATAGCGAAAATTACAGTCATCACCGGTGGACAGTTGATACGTTAGAGGACTTCATTTTTATAAAAAAGATTATTGAAGCACTATACCCCTATAAACCAGATTTTACAATGGAAGATACACTGCAATTACTTGAAAAATTTCCAGAATGGCAGGCGATTAATACGCATATTCAACAAAAAGAAGATTGAAAGTGTGATTTCATGAATGTCTCTATAAGGACGGATGCATCAGCAGATATCGGGACTGGTCACGTAATGAGGTGTCTGGTCCTAGCAGAGGAATTACGTAAGAAAAACGTAAATGTTAGATTTATTTGTCGGGAGTTATCCGGAAACTTAATCGAATATATAAAAAGTAAGTCATTTAAGGTTGTATCATTGTCTTCTCCTGTGCACTCTAATCCAGAATATAACGATTTGAAGTGGCTGCAATTAAATTGGGAAGCTGATGCATTAGAAACAATCGAAGCAATAAGCAATCAACCTGTTTCAGACTGGTTAATTATTGATCATTATGCTTTTGATAAGCACTGGGAGCTCACGTTAAGACCGATGGTAAAAAAAATAATGGTAATTGATGATCTTGCAAACCGTCCACATGTTTGCGATTTATTGCTAGATCAAAATCTGTATAAAAATCTGGAAAAACGATATGAAAAACTAATTCCAAGTTATACGACAAGGTTATTAGGACCCACATACCTCTTATTAAGACATGAATTTAGGAATATCCAATACGCAACGAAGAAGAAGGATATTGTAAAACGAATATTAGTATCTTTTGGTGGGAGTGATCCTACAAATGAAACAATGAAAGCAATCTCAGCAATTAAGTTAATGAACAGGCCAGATATTACAGTTGATATTGTAATTGGTTTTTCAAATCAAAATTATTCAGCTATTAAGAAGTACTGTAAAGACATTTCGAATATAAGCATCCATTATCAAATTGACTATTTAGCAGAGCTGATGGCAAAAGCAGATTTAGCGATCGGGGCAGGAGGAAGTACGACGTGGGAAAGGTGTTATGCAAGGTTACCTGCTATTACGATAGAAACAGCAGCAAATCAGTCTGAAATTCTCTCCTATTTATCTGAACTTGGCGTGGTATGTCATTTAGGACGTAGCGAAGAAGTAACAGAACAAGATATAGCTAACAGCATAATGAATATAATCAATAATCCAGAAATACGAAAAGAAATGATGACTGCATCGGAATCAGTAATGCAGGATTTTAATGAACGCCTTATTGTTGATCGATTATTGGAGGAGAATCATAATGCTTAATCAGAAAGATTATGAATTGAAGCCTATAAGTGAGCAAGATCTAAAAATTGTTCGTAAATGGCGTAACTCAAAAAAAATTAAATCGTTTATGTACACGGATCATCACATTACTTGGGAGGAACATAGGCGATGGTTCGAAAACTTAAGGAAAGATTCCCAGAAGAAAGTACTGTTGCTGCATCATAAAAAGCAACCACTCGGATTGGTCAATTTTACGGAACTTGATAAGAAAAATGGTCGATGCTACTGGGGCTTTTATATAGGGGAAGAAAGTGCACCCAAAGGGGCTGGGACCATTATGGGGATTTTAGCATTGGATAAAGTTTTTAAAGAAGAAGAGATACACAAGGTTTGTTCAGAAGTAATTCATACAAATAGCGGGAGTTTTCATTATCACAAAAAATTAGGTTTTGAAACAGAAGGCAGGTTTGTCGACCATATTTGGAAGAATAATCAATATTTAGACGTAATTCCAATGGCTTTATTTCATGATAAATGGGAAAAAGTGAGAGTGGGGCTTTTAAATGATCTGAAAGGAGGGACATCGTGAAAGTAATCAAATTAGGTGGAATTGAAGTTGGCAGCAGCAACCCGCCATTTATTATTGCAGAAATGTCCGGGAATCATAATCAGTCTTTAAAACGCGCGTTGGAAATAGTAGAAGCAGCAGCGAAGGCTGGAGCAAACGCGTTAAAAATTCAAACATATAAAGCAGACACTATGACACTTGATGAGTCCAAGGATGACTTCATGATTAATGATCCAGACAGTATTTGGAAAAACAAATCGCTATATAAACTATATCAGGAAGCACATACCCCATGGGAATGGCATCAGCCTATTTTTGAACGCTGTGAACAATTGGGAATGGTAGGTTTTAGCTCACCGTTCGATGAAACAGCTGTTGATTTTTTGGAAACGCTGAATGTCCCATGCTATAAAATTGCTTCATTTGAATGTACCGATTTGCCTTTAATACGAAAGGTAGCTAAAACCAAAAAGCCAATGATAATATCAACGGGAATGTGCTCTGCTGCCGAAATTGAAGAGTCAGTAAATACTGCTAAGGAAGCAGGGTGCAAGGATATTATATTACTCAAATGCACAAGCACATACCCCGCATCACCGGAAAACACCAATATACGTACAATACCTCATATGAAAGAATTATTTCAATGTCAAGTAGGTTTATCCGATCATACCATGGGTAATGGGGTAGCCGTTGCAAGTGTTGTATTGGGTGCAACTATTATTGAGAAGCATTTTACCCTTTCCAGAAAAGACGGTGGAGTAGATGCAAGCTTTTCCCTTGAACCGCTTGAGCTGCAAGCATTGGTTACAGAAACTAAAAGAGCTTGGCAAGCACTTGGAACTGTACATTATGGTTCATCAAAAGCTGAAAAACCCTCAGAAAAATATCGGCGATCTTTATATGTAACGCAAGATATGAAGGCGGGTGAAATATTAACGAAGGATAACCTTAGAGTAATCCGGCCTGGTTATGGGCTTGCCCCAAAATACTATGATCTATTGTTAGGGAAAGCAGTTGTTCGAGATGTAGAAAAAGGAACACCAGTCGGCTGGGATATAATTTAGATACAAATATCGCGTTAAGAAAACACTGGCTTAATAGGAGGAAGGAATTAGCTTGTATTATATTTGATTTTAAAATAACAATCAGCAGTTTTTGATACCATTTTATCAAAAACTGCTTTTTATCTTTACTAATGACAAAAAAATAGTATCGAAAATATCTAGAAAATAGCCTGGTTGCTACCTTCCTCTGATAGAAAGATACTATTAAAATATTCTCTGATTTATAGATTATGATTCTTTTTATTATTCTATTATACATTTTACTGTATTATATCCTATCTATCTCATTTATTTCGGCTTTTAGTATGTCTATTGGTAACTACCAAAAGTGCCTCACTTAAATATATTAGGAAGTACAGGAGGTTTTTTGGTTTATGATAGTTAGACTAAAGATGAGGCTTTCTTGGAAGGGTCTGAAATCCTAAGCAGTAGATAATCGATCTTATTTATTATCCAGACATTGATAATCAGCCCTTCGTTTAATAGCCTCAGATCTATATATTAACCACTAATAATCATATACAAGACCGTACAATTAATCCTATTCGGAGGGAAAAATAATGGTCTTCTTAATTACCTTATTTTCATGCAGCACCCACTTCTTCCACTTACTTCAATCGGTCTTCTTTTAATGGATGAGGAATCAATCACAATTGGCGTATTAGAAGGTTTTATCATTTTATGGTTGCTTTTTTGATTAATCATTTTTTTGGATCCCAAATTTATCAACTCCTTTTTTGTTATACTGCATTATAGTATATATGATGTAAAAAAGGTCGGGCTATAGCGATGGATTTATACAAAAAAGGCATTCTTCATAGCTGGGTTTTTCTATGTGATAACATTTTGTATTTGGAGGATTTAATTTATAGGAGATAATTACCATTTTTACTTTGCTATCCGGATGGTTAACAATATCATAAACTGAAGGAACAGGTACTGTAGTAGGGTGGGAGTGATAGACAGCTAGTACTTGCTCATTCAGTTTATTTATTTCCTGCATAGTTTTTTCGATTATTTTCTTTTCTACAAAAAAACGTCTGTCAGACTTTAGTTGATTTTTCAATGGCCAAATTGACTTTATATGACCTTCAGTACCAGATAATAAACCACATGCTTCGAAGGGTAAACATATTTTTCCATGTTCCACCATTTTAATATAACCAGTTTGAGGAATCGTTAACTTTTCGTCTGTCATTTTTTTTGAAAGAGAGAAAAAAACGAAGCAAATTCTTTTTTAGAATTGGATTGCTTTTCTTGGGACGTTGTTTCTTTCTCTCCATCTTCTTCGTTTGATGAAATTTCTTCAGCGGTGGTTTCTTGTGATGACTGCAATTCAGAATCGTTGAAAGGCTCATTCTGTTGTTTAATCGTGTTATTGGTAGTGGTTTCTAAATGATTCTCTACATCCATGAGATTGGCTTCATTTTTCTCCAAATATACATAGTTCCCAGAAAGAATTGGATTCTCACTATCCGTACTGAAAGAATCATTTTCATTCATATTGTTATTGTCTTTTTTTTTATCTTGATTATTGGATTTCGTCGTACGAGTAATGATATTTTTATTTAATTCATATTGATTATGGCGATAAGTCTTTTTCCCTTTACTCTTTTGACTATGATTTTGGCCATTTTTAGCAGAGTCAAATGAATGAACGGTTTGGTCTCTGTGCATGGTTTGAGATTGGGTAAAACCCCGAAAATTTGTTACATCATTTTTTTTTTGTGGTGCTTGCTCGATATATCTGGAAGAATCAAGCATGTTTTGTAGTTTTCTGTATTCCGATTGTTTGGGGGAATGTTGAATAGTTGTATTCTGTTTTTGATTGTTTGATTCAAAGTGTTCTTTTAATTGTAAAATTTCTCCTCTTAATCGATTAATTTCACTTTTTCCTTCAGCTATCATATTGTCTTGCTTTAAAATGACATGATTTATATGTTCAAGCAGATCGGTAAAACGCATTTGCTCAACCTTTACAATAACTTTATTGAAATCTTGCCTTAATTCCATTACTGAGTCATTTATGGAATTAATCTTTTCTGTAAGTTCTTTTTCCTGATGCTCATAATCTTCTATCTTACTTTGAAAATTATTTTCCATTATCTTCACATCTCCTTCAAGTTGAGAAAATTTCAACTTTAATTGATGAAAATCATTTTTAGTCTTAACGTAATCATCTATCATATCTCCAATTTTTAATGATTTGAGCGTATATTTGTAATATTCGAGT
This region of Oceanobacillus sp. FSL K6-2867 genomic DNA includes:
- a CDS encoding aldo/keto reductase — protein: MGTAQFGMDYGVTNQRGRIPKTEIREILRYCYKNYIHTIDTAANYGNSEEILGELISNRQFNIYSKIPHLNVSIFDNKELNAVEKTFFRSLNKLKVNQMEGIFVHNADNLLAQNSDKLFHLIMKWKHTGLIKKVGVSIYDEIQLNSILDHYDIDIFQIPINIYDQRLIHSDILDEIKKRNIEIHARSIFLQGLLLTDPKKLPKKFKSLIPIHYKLESLFLRHELTKLEGALQFILQIKQIDCMLVGINNLHHIMEIVQSLKKLKKETYIDFKDFQINNVTLIDPRRW
- a CDS encoding Gfo/Idh/MocA family oxidoreductase encodes the protein MLKFGLLGMSEGNGHPYSWSAIFNGYNPNYMKNCPFPGIHDYLSEKKFPDDAIKEAAVTHIWTQEMEISNHIAKASNIKNIVKSPEEMIGKVDAVLLARDDHENHFRHSEAFIKGGVPIYIDKPIAANRCKAVRILNSELSQGQIFTCSPLKYAKEFSVGEREIETLGEIKSIHAIVMKSWDKYSIHVLDPILNIIGFDQTIKSVRTTKANGTVNVVYLTNKNILINITVIEAATYLPFKITILGTNNLLELEMKDTFDAFKSSLQKFINIIKKREPPITHKEILKTVEFIEMGI
- a CDS encoding acylneuraminate cytidylyltransferase family protein is translated as MIKNICIIPARGGSKRIPNKNIINLNGKPMIAYTIEAAIASKLFERIIVSTDNKRIAKISKQYGAEVPFLREAYSDDYSPVSMATLNTLKQAKKYYNEKYDNVIQLFATCPLRNSDHIISAYKNFKDKGNTFQISAFKLGWMNPWWAIKINENGEPEQLFVKELKSRSQDLPDLYSPTGAVWIANAEAFEKEKTFYGKDYRLYELNWMNAVDVDDNDDLNMVKVILGFNEER
- a CDS encoding Gfo/Idh/MocA family oxidoreductase, translated to MKICFFGLGSIGKRHLINVSKVANKMGLELEIHAFRSTNRNLDSSINSLLTKEFYSVKELQDDYDITFVTNPTHLHFNTIKFMVNKSKHMFIEKPIFESRNYDLSELELNENNIYHVATPLRFTNIIKNLKKILVHEDIYSVRVISSSFLPYWRPGVDYRHVYSAKKSEGGGVSADLIHEWDYITHLFGFPEKVYNLNGKYSHLEIDSDDLSIYIAQYKDKLLELHLDYFGKENKREIEIFTKESKIIGDFVRDSIRFSDERNDLEFDELDSDMYLEEMEYFLRNVMHNYKQGNNIQHAYQTLKIAVGGN
- a CDS encoding GDP-mannose 4,6-dehydratase, with amino-acid sequence MKILVTGGAGFIGRWVVDRLLKDGHQVWVLDDLSNGRLENIKDIRDHKNFMEFVNGDIKDIRVLNHLFINKFDICYHLAASINVQDSIDNPRTTFNNDVIGTFNILEQCKKNNIKVVFMSTCMVYERAWSEEGINETNAVKPASPYAGSKLAAENMVLSYYYAYDLPVTIIRPFNTYGPYQKTGGEGGVVAIFLKNKLAGKPLQIYGDGKQTRDLLYVEDCARFVVEAGYSNKVDGEIVNAGLGKDVSINALAKLIVENEDQIDHITHIHPQSEIPKLLCNYSKAEKLLNWEPKYSLEEGIKKTEEWIKTTNLI
- the pseC gene encoding UDP-4-amino-4,6-dideoxy-N-acetyl-beta-L-altrosamine transaminase; this encodes MNKKEKLALNGGFPIRDSYLSYGKQSIDDEDIKAVTNILKSDFITTGPAISQFEKEIAEFVGAKYAVAFSSGTAALHAACFAAGIKENNEVITTPMTFAASSNCILYVGGQPVFADIDPKTYNISPESIKSLITEKTKAIITVDFTGQPAEYDEIISLATKHGLIIIDDAAHALGAIYKDKPIGSIGDMTMFSFHPVKHITTGEGGVITTNNEDYFEKLQLFRSHGITRDSSKLKKYHGPWYYEMQELGYNYRMTDIQAALGSSQLKKLSNFLEKRREYAKKYTEAFSEIETLITPYQQDECNSSWHLYIIQLDTARLKTNRSEIFKALQTENIGVNVHYIPVYLHPFYQQIGYKKGLCPNAEKLYEEIITLPLFPAMSEQDLNDVIAGVKKVISYYSIDQR
- a CDS encoding glycosyltransferase family protein, with product MKVVAIIQARMGSTRLPGKVLKKVLGRPLLSYQLERVKRSNNIDEILVATTDQQPDDAIVSFCQMTKIPYYTGSETDVLKRYYKAACHVKADIIVRLTSDCPIIDPAQIDKVIKSYLSHQHPLQFVSNTLNRTLPRGMDTEVFSFNALKKAYEKADSKLDREHVTRYMINNPQIFNLSNVSNSENYSHHRWTVDTLEDFIFIKKIIEALYPYKPDFTMEDTLQLLEKFPEWQAINTHIQQKED
- the pseG gene encoding UDP-2,4-diacetamido-2,4,6-trideoxy-beta-L-altropyranose hydrolase, yielding MNVSIRTDASADIGTGHVMRCLVLAEELRKKNVNVRFICRELSGNLIEYIKSKSFKVVSLSSPVHSNPEYNDLKWLQLNWEADALETIEAISNQPVSDWLIIDHYAFDKHWELTLRPMVKKIMVIDDLANRPHVCDLLLDQNLYKNLEKRYEKLIPSYTTRLLGPTYLLLRHEFRNIQYATKKKDIVKRILVSFGGSDPTNETMKAISAIKLMNRPDITVDIVIGFSNQNYSAIKKYCKDISNISIHYQIDYLAELMAKADLAIGAGGSTTWERCYARLPAITIETAANQSEILSYLSELGVVCHLGRSEEVTEQDIANSIMNIINNPEIRKEMMTASESVMQDFNERLIVDRLLEENHNA
- the pseH gene encoding UDP-4-amino-4,6-dideoxy-N-acetyl-beta-L-altrosamine N-acetyltransferase — protein: MLNQKDYELKPISEQDLKIVRKWRNSKKIKSFMYTDHHITWEEHRRWFENLRKDSQKKVLLLHHKKQPLGLVNFTELDKKNGRCYWGFYIGEESAPKGAGTIMGILALDKVFKEEEIHKVCSEVIHTNSGSFHYHKKLGFETEGRFVDHIWKNNQYLDVIPMALFHDKWEKVRVGLLNDLKGGTS
- the pseI gene encoding pseudaminic acid synthase; protein product: MKVIKLGGIEVGSSNPPFIIAEMSGNHNQSLKRALEIVEAAAKAGANALKIQTYKADTMTLDESKDDFMINDPDSIWKNKSLYKLYQEAHTPWEWHQPIFERCEQLGMVGFSSPFDETAVDFLETLNVPCYKIASFECTDLPLIRKVAKTKKPMIISTGMCSAAEIEESVNTAKEAGCKDIILLKCTSTYPASPENTNIRTIPHMKELFQCQVGLSDHTMGNGVAVASVVLGATIIEKHFTLSRKDGGVDASFSLEPLELQALVTETKRAWQALGTVHYGSSKAEKPSEKYRRSLYVTQDMKAGEILTKDNLRVIRPGYGLAPKYYDLLLGKAVVRDVEKGTPVGWDII
- a CDS encoding M67 family metallopeptidase, whose amino-acid sequence is MVEHGKICLPFEACGLLSGTEGHIKSIWPLKNQLKSDRRFFVEKKIIEKTMQEINKLNEQVLAVYHSHPTTVPVPSVYDIVNHPDSKVKMVIISYKLNPPNTKCYHIEKPSYEECLFCINPSL